The genomic interval GGTGTCTAGTGAGCCCAATACTGCAGATAAAAGCTGAATTTACTGAGCAGTTTAGGGGAACAGAACTCTAAGAACTTATATAAAACATCAactaatgctaaaaaaaaatgtttaaatggCACTAATCctacaaaaataaatcatatttttgtgtatatggtTTGGTGTTTGACCCTTGTATACACAGGTGCAGTTTTTTCATGctattaaatgtattttattacaaaaaaaattatttgattttcAAAAAGGGAGAAGTAAGAGAGGAGATAAGTTACTGACACAACTTATATAATGGCAGAACATGTTTGagggaccaggttataaaacactTAGAAATGAACGTCACTCAAGACTACGAAGATGAGGGGCCGAGTGGTTGAGGTGATGGACTATGAGTCTGTTGTTCTCTGCGTCTGTGTGTTTGTAACCTGCTCTTGGCCGGACATTGTGACGACCTTACATAATGACAGAAACTGTGCACTTTTATTACATGTATAACAGATTTTTTTACAGAAGAAATTTAAatggaattaaaataaatttgtagaaaaaggtgtcagtaaatataccaaCAGGCTGGGCAAAATTTGGCACTTGGCTTCAGGGTAGACAAATATAAAATGTTCTTGAATAACTAAAATGTGACTGGATGGCATCATACATAGGTAATCCTGCATCACTTCAAAAACATTGCATACCCGGCCGGGGTCAGCAGACATAAGTAAGTAGTATATAACATAGACACTAAGACTACAAAATTGTACATAAATAAGGCATGATAAATAATGCATGTGAAAATATAAAGATAGCAATTCATATACCTACATCTATTAGTGCTAAAAAGGGTAAATGAGAACGGACACAGGCTGATAAATTGGGACGGAGACAGGCTGATAAATTGGAACATAGACGGCTGATAAATTGGAAAATAGACGGCTGACTTGAGAACCAGGTGCTCACAAACAATCATGAGCAAAGTCTAACAGGATGAAATAATAGGGAGACTCACCACACGCACTTCACTGCCAAGGTCAAAAATATCCCCTAGGAGATATGACACGATGTATGAGTAGAGGACTTGCTGCAAATGTACTAAGTCCCAGAATTGAGGCCTGTGAACAAGTTCCTGGCTGGCAGAATCAGGTCCAAATAAAGATTGTCCAACAATAGAGggaccattaagggtatgtgcacacgagaactggcttttacgtctgaaaagacagactattttcaggagaaaacagctgcgtagtttcagatgtaaaagctcctcctcgcattatgagaggcgtctttgacgcccgtaatcttgagctgttgacttcaatgaaaaacggctcaaattccgTTTCAAAgaactgtcctgcacttctttgacgaggcaggcaCTTTACgcatcgttgtttgacagctgtcaaacgacgacgcgtaaatgacaggtcgtcgacacagtacgtcggcaaacccattcaaatgaatgggcagatgtttgccaacgtattgtagccgtattttcaggcgtaaattgaggcataatacgcctcgtttacgcctgaaaataggtcgtgtgaacccagccttaggaccaTGTAAACAGTCACCCACAGTTGATGTGCcgagtaagggcttgtccacacgtaacggaattgctgcagaaaatttctgcagcaattccgttaaaagTAGCAGACGTTCCGCTGTGGCAAAgacacaccatttcctgcgtttttgactgtagaaaatggtgcagattttgctgcgtttttctcaatgttgggggctGGTgagatctcctctgaaaaacagcaattctgtccccTTTCCGcaccaggaattgacatgctgcagtctgaAAAATACCACGTCTTCCCTCTTAAATAGGTGTCGTCCTCGACACCATGGCATCCAGACCTGAAAAATGTATAGTAAGAAACCCCAACATAATACACAACATGTGTTACATAACAGATAAACAGTTCTGCTGAATAGTCATATATGTCTATATTCCTGAAGAGGCCTCTACATAGAAATGGCAACATCCAATCTCCGCCAAGGGTACTCTTCACATTGGGAGATGGGCGAACAGCCGAGAACCCATTACATCTTCTGTGCTTGGTCCCTGGGTGCAGTCCAGGGCACACAGACCATATATTAGTACTGCAGCAGGCTGTTTTTGTAGAAATAAAGACAAGGCTCTCAGTAGGCTTTGGAGTCTCTTATCACATTGTGGAAttccctttattttttttattccaaaatgaacatctccaaaactaaccgttgaatatcccttaaattttttacacatttagcccttgacactctgacctatcccAAAAAATTCAAGGTTCTGTGACGCACGCTTGGCCCACAGAAGCCTCCTCAGCAACGCCTGTTTTTACGCATGTTTAGACCGGTTTTTGGTGAAACACCACCGATGAATGTAAAATAAGTGCAGTATCGATTGCACAGTGTTTTTTCACAGTTCCATCTGAAAACAGATTTGACACCGTATTATCACACAAGAAAGCTATTTAAAGCCCCATGGCACATATAGTACCCAGAGTGCATTTCTTGACATGTTGCGGTAGTGACCCCAAAATGTGAGTCTGTCCCCCCTAGTCGCCTGTGAGGGTTTGTAACACTTCTTTGAGTGTATCCCATAACAGGGCTTATGAAGAGGTGTTAGGCATGCATGCAagagctgtttggatgtggatttttgaaatgaccggtTTTTCGTGAAAATCCACCGATGAATGTAAAATAAGTGCAGTATCTGAAAACAGATTTGACATGGTATAATCACATGTGAAAGATATTTAAAGCCCCTGGGCACatatagcacccagagtgcaagCTTCCTGTGAgggctcagaacactgctgtgaGTACCTCACCAGTAAGTACCTTTATGTGCTATTTTACTGTGAGCTCTATGTCAATCGCCTGAGATCCATGAGTGAACCTGGTAGTTAATAATAGAACTGCTGGTTTCAGTGCTTCAGAACTTTCATCCTGTAACCATCAAACAACAATGTACTTTCTCTACCCCCTCACTGTAAAGCCATAGTGCTTAcatagcacccagagtgcaatTTTGACATTTGGGGTGGTCACCCCAAAGTCTGAAAATGCCCCCTATATTCCATGTGAAGGCTCAGAATACTGCTGTGAGTGTGCCACATCAGTAATGCATGTGCTTTTATTTTTAACCACACAGTGTGTGTAAAGTGCCATCTGGGCCATCAATGCATCTGTGGTGATCCACAAAACAGGATTTGGCGTCTCTAGTGATGCAAAAAGATGAAAGATGCCAAAAGATCAACCTGACATCTACAAAGATGCCGTTACCTAGTGCTATTTTGGAGTGCATGTGAGTTTCtgatcactatttatttaatttttgtgaaaaaaacaaaaatgaaaatctgaaaaatcgctgcggggggggggggggaagaggtgAATAATTTCTGACTTTTTGCTTCATGGTGGGTTCGAGGAGTTGAATAAAACTTTTAcggaaggtttttttttctttccttgagGAAAAATGTTTCCACCCAAACGATGTGAAATAACAATGCAGGTTTGGCAAGAAGTTTGGAGTGTGGGAGCATTAGGGGCTTTCCTTAGTTGAAGACTAACTTTTTTTATAGCTTTTTTATATAGCCAGAGCATGTAATTTAACCCTCAAGGACCAGGGACCACACAACATGTGTGGAAGTTTCATCTTGAGTTTCtaaagcaaatatatatatatatatattttcatttgtGACCACGCAGTTAGATGGGGTttcgtttttttgcaggacaatgttTTAGTTTCTACATTTTAAGGTATGTATGTGTTTAGgctttcatttttatgtttttttattttggttaggacaaatgtgttgtttttttttacagacagaTAGAAAATAATTTTACATAATAGAGTAGAACACAGGAGACATATGAGGTAATGGTGCAAGAAATCCCATAGTAATAGTCCACAGTCCCCTGCCTtcatgctgtgtatatatacaggcatTCATCTGATGATTCAGGTTATGTGTCATATTCATGTTACAGATTAACAGATATAATCCACATAACCggaatacatttagaaaaattggCTATTGTGGAAATGAGTGGCCGCCAGGAATTTTTCTTGATCTACTCCAGTAAAAACATTGAGGAATATTCATTTTAATAGTATTATCAGGTTTCTCCAGGAGCATGAAGTCCCCAGATGTAAGAACTGGAGCAGATTTATATTGGGATTACAGAGTTGTTGTGATTCCTCTgtactttgcagaaaatattgtatATAAAACAGTAGGTAAGGGACAAAATGTATGAAGGAGGTCAATTCAAAAGTCCACAACtcaagatacatatatatatatatatatatatatatatatatatatatatatatatatatatatacctatgaaTAGTTCTAATAACAATCAAGTCATCATCTCATCAGTTCTGCTCATGTTGCTGGACATCAGAACTATAAGTGTTTGCTCAcacctggcagatccattacagaaATGTCTACCACTGTTCCATATCTCAGAAATCGCAGGAATTTTTGTAATGAATCTTCCAGCTGAGAACATATTCTTTAGGCAGCCTCCAGGTCCTGAGCTGTCATATATCAGTATAAAACCATCAGCcgtataaattgttaagcagacaGGGGTTAGGAATGGGGAGCAGCTGAAAGTAAGAGCAGGAAGAAAAAGTATGTTGCTATGTTCTACTGTCATCTCGCCCCCATACAGCCTGCCCACAATGCCACGGGGGCCATACAGgaacttttcttcatgttatcTCCTGCCGTACAATCAGAGGATATGTGCTTTCTGATTATGACAAAAAATTGGGTCTTTTCTTCGACTAAAAGGGTGAGAATATGAGCAGATACACATCCAATCCCCCACTGAAACAAGTCAGGCTACATGTCGACCTCTGTGACTTGGGTGTTGGAGGTATTGTGTGTCTCAGGCTCTGCTTGGCTCAGACTGTTAGCcacaaatcagatttttttttatgcaattgttACAAAATGTTTTGATTTTGATTGAAATTACATGAAGGCGCCCACAAGGTGCCAGATGTCTTCTTTCAGAAAATGTATAGATATATGGGTATAATAAGGCTTTTTAATTTTACAATTCAGGTTTTATCTGTATATCGTaggtcaaaagtgtgaaaattggccCAAAAACGCTGGGAGGCAAATGAGTTAAATGTCTGCATAGCACTAAACAAGTAACACAATTCTACCACAGTTCATTGGGAAATTAAATCCTGTTATATCTGTATATCAATAGATTATTCAATGCCATGGTAATTTGACAGAGAAGACTGAAATTGGTGATACAAATATAATACATGCACCAATGAGAACTTGTTTCATTACCATCTTTATACGCATATCCCGGGAAAGTCACACAGACAAGCCCTGATTAGTAATATTGTTAGTGCTTTTTATCAgatctataattttttttcaggccAAAAAgagttatacttttttttaatactgtcACTTCCTCATCATCTGCATGTGCTATAATATTTAAAATGAGATTTTGATGAGTGTGCGATTTTTACGAAAAGGTTAGAAAATTGGAACCATTCAAATGTGTCTACATGGGTGACTTTTGTAGAAACACTTTTTCTACTAACTCCGATATTCAATAAGGAACAGCACCTTCCTTGGTAAGATTAGCTTGATGCAAAGTCGTCTTAATGGGATGGTTCACTCCGAGTTACTAAGCCAAAGTGTATAGACAGCATATGTGTTGATCGAAGATCTTTTCTTTACGCCAACATCTTAGCACATACAGGGAGGTAGGGTTACAGCCCCATATATTGTGCCTTTTTTAGGGTTGGGAAAGGTCCTAGAACATGGGTCCAAAATCTTGCTTTTCTGTATAAACTAAAATGTTGGCTTAAAGATGACCTGTCATGAAGTCATATAAGTTGTACTGGTATACTGGTctgaatagtgctgtctcccCGATTCCAGAACTGTTTTTTCTCCTGGACCCCCCATTCCAGACATAtgtcccactgttgtgttggcaccctatatgctaatttagtgtaattagtaaACAGGGCGTGAGTTACCCTCAAGCTGAGTGGTTATCATCAAAATGTAGGGAAGCCAACTctaccccgttggctaactacagcaaattagcatataaggagccaacacaacagtgggccatatcactGGAATGAAAGGgtccaggaaaaaacaaaaaacacctctAGAATCAGGGAGACAACGCTATTCagatcagtaaaccagttcaacttatttgACCTAGTGACAGCCCCTCTTTAAAGAATATTCCTCTTTCAATGTGGATGCTGTCATCATCTCGATACTTTATATGTTTCCTAATTATCTCTCTTATCCAGCAGTTGAGATGGACACTTAATGGGGTTGGACACCAAAACATTGATGGTCAATCCTTAGCACAAAGTGAATTCTTCATTGTTTATACAGACACAAAAGCTTGTCTATGTGGGCAGCTGTGCTTGATATGGCTGTGCCTGATACTCGAATGGGACTTTCTAAGATGCAGTACCAACCACAGCTGCCCGTATGGACTAGACATTGTGCCTGTGCAAGCAATGAAGGTAATGCACCATCGTCCCGTCCTTGTGCTGATCGGTGGAGGTTTCAGGGGTTGGACCCCACTGATTAAAAATAATTGTCTATTGTTTAAATCCTGGAGATTTTATCcagtcaaaaacatctccagtaaCCTTTTTGACTGTGTGTGGTAGTAGAAGATACCTTAGTTTTCCGGAGTACAAACTAAGCAAGGAAGCATGCCAGGAGAAGAAATGCCTCCTACTGGATTGGGCATATAAGGCAATAATTGGTATGCAaattgatcagccataacattaaaccgCTGACAGGCAAAGTGAATATCATatattatctcattacaatgatACCTGACAAGGGGGGGATATACTAGGCAGCAAATGAACAGTCAGTCCTTGGAAGTaataaaaatgggcaagtgtaaggatctgagtgactttgacaagggccaaattgtgatggcacaACGACTGTGTCATAGCATCTTTAAAATGGCGGCTCTTGTGGGTTGTTCCTGGTATGCAGCAGTTACTACTAACTAAAAGTGCTCCAAGGAAAGacgacagggtcatgggcacaCAAGGCTCCTTGATGCATGTTCGAataatggaggccccacctctcgCAAGTTATGGGACTGAAAGGATTTGCTGCTAACGTCTTATTGCCAGATACTAGAGGACATTATCAGAATTATTAAGGAATCCATGGATTGCCAGGtcagaggttttgtttttttgcgccaTTTGGGGACCCACACAATATTTGgcaagtggttttaatgttatggctcatTGGTGTATCTAGGCTGATTTTTTTCCAAGTTTTTATTGATAGTAACATAACATggacatttttaaaaactttgaCAAAATTCAAGCACCAAAATCAGGATTTTTATAaatgtgttatttttattttttattacgttATTTATGATCACAATTTGAACGTTTTGTGCTGATCTTTAATTTTGATCTATTTTGTGCTCTAATTACAGGAGAAAAATCTGACTGCTTTCAATGAGTTTTTCCTCTTAGGATTCCAAGTCAGCCAATGTTTACGAATTTTCCTGTTCTGTCTTCTCCTGGTAGTTTATTGTGGGACAATATGTGGAAATCTCCTGATCATCACCCTGGTGTCCACCAGCAAGAACCTCCATACACCAATGTACTTCTTCATCTCACAACTGTCCATCAGTGACATATTGTTACCTACAAATATTGTCCCCAAGATGCTTAGCATTCTACTGAATAACGGGGGGACCATTACTTTTGCTGGTTGTATcactcaattttattttttttgtggctcAGAAATTTTTGAatgtcttctcctcacagtgatgtCTTATGACAGATATTTGGCCATCTGTAATCCACTTTCTTATAATTCTATCATGACAAGTGTCTATTGCGGGAAGTTGTCTGTCGTCACTTGGTTGCTTGGTTTTTCCTTTGCTTTGACTGAAGCCATAACAATCTCGACACTGACATTTTGCGGACCAAATATTATTGACCATTTCTTCTGTGATCTTCTTCCTTTGCTAGAAATTCCATGTTCAGACACCTTATTTGTCCAAATAGAGATCTTCCTACTAAGCATACCATCCGTCTTCATACCAACCACAATTATCATTTTTTCTTATGTTAATATTGTTCTTGCTATTATAAGGATTCCATTGAATTCCGGTAGgcagaaagccttctccacctgtagctcccacctcactGTGGTCTCTATATTTTACTGGACTATGTTCTGTGTCTATATTGTCCCAAGTAAAGGGCAAACATTGACCGTCAGCAAAGTCCTATcactgctgtacactatattcaccCCTATGATCAACCCCATAATATATAGTTTGAGAAATAAAGAGATTGGGAAAGCCGTATATGACAGAATCCATAAATATATTTCGTGAGGTACTATATTTAGCTGATATATAAGTCTAGAGTAGACACTATTTTAATGGTTGATGGTAGCGATTAGAGATGGGCAAATATGGGTTTCCGTTCCTCTTACCAGAAAATACATGTTTTTTTATGCTTATTTAACACTATTGTTTCTAGGAGTACAACCAAAAGCAAATCTTTTTTTCACCTTGCCAGAAGGCTTGTGGTCGTCTGCGGGTAGTGCAAACAGTAGATCATTCACGACTGTTTTACTCAGGGGCGCACACAGAATTTTTACTCGGAGGACAAGTTCCTGAGCTGCTTGCTGCTGCCGCGCTTCTCCAATGCCTGGTAGTTTCCCAGTTGCTCTCTGTCCAACTAGCTCAGGTCCAACTAAATTGCTAGAGGTCGCCATTGAAGACTCTGCGACAACAGAGCAGAATGCTCTTTCTTCCTCTGACATAGAGGAGTCTGCAGGTTTAGGGACTGATTTAGCGGATTGACCACTAGATGTTGCCACTTTTCTAAAGGTTTCCACCAAATGACCTTTAAACCATGCAAAAAATGACTTTGCTTCAGCAGCTAGAGGCGACTCCTCCAGAGCAGCGCGATTAACACTGACATCCTGCATCTACTCATCTGACAAGGGCGGCTGACAGACGTTTCACTGCATATGTCTAGTCTTTCTCTTCCTCCTAACAGACTCCTTCCTCCTAGGTGACTCCTCAGATGAACTGGACATCTAGTGAAGGAGTCAGC from Rhinoderma darwinii isolate aRhiDar2 chromosome 3, aRhiDar2.hap1, whole genome shotgun sequence carries:
- the LOC142750743 gene encoding olfactory receptor 5G9-like, with the translated sequence MPGYSALFSQNSEQQTCKLVVEGDSVVALLDSGSLVTLFHVNSIAQQLGVQAAAIKAPVPVAPAIPPTTTPLRWTLNGVGHQNIDGQSLAQSEFFIVYTDTKACLCGQLCLIWLCLILEWDFLRCSTNHSCPYGLDIVPVQAMKEKNLTAFNEFFLLGFQVSQCLRIFLFCLLLVVYCGTICGNLLIITLVSTSKNLHTPMYFFISQLSISDILLPTNIVPKMLSILLNNGGTITFAGCITQFYFFCGSEIFECLLLTVMSYDRYLAICNPLSYNSIMTSVYCGKLSVVTWLLGFSFALTEAITISTLTFCGPNIIDHFFCDLLPLLEIPCSDTLFVQIEIFLLSIPSVFIPTTIIIFSYVNIVLAIIRIPLNSGRQKAFSTCSSHLTVVSIFYWTMFCVYIVPSKGQTLTVSKVLSLLYTIFTPMINPIIYSLRNKEIGKAVYDRIHKYIS